The Candidatus Taylorbacteria bacterium genome has a window encoding:
- the def gene encoding peptide deformylase: protein MKKIVQKDEKVLRQIAKEIPEDEIVSPKIRKVIEEMKEALHKEADGVGLAAPQLGYSLRLFIIDPNLSEKIRRRSNPDSLSPPATKKVVKSENEVFINPVIVKLSKEKVMVDEGCLSVRPLFGKIERSARAKIRAYDENGKLFERGASGLLAQIFQHEIDHLNGILFIDKAVDVKELTDEEISINK, encoded by the coding sequence ATGAAAAAAATCGTCCAAAAAGATGAAAAAGTCCTTCGGCAAATAGCGAAGGAAATCCCGGAAGATGAGATTGTAAGCCCTAAAATAAGAAAAGTTATCGAGGAAATGAAAGAAGCGCTTCACAAGGAGGCCGACGGAGTGGGGCTGGCCGCCCCACAGCTTGGATACTCGCTTCGATTATTCATTATTGATCCCAACCTATCGGAAAAAATAAGAAGAAGGAGCAATCCTGATTCTCTTTCCCCACCGGCGACGAAAAAAGTCGTCAAAAGCGAAAATGAAGTTTTTATTAATCCTGTCATCGTAAAGCTCTCGAAAGAAAAGGTGATGGTTGATGAAGGCTGTCTCTCCGTCCGTCCGCTCTTCGGAAAAATTGAGAGGAGCGCGAGAGCCAAAATACGGGCATATGATGAAAATGGAAAACTGTTTGAAAGAGGCGCGAGCGGTCTCCTAGCCCAAATCTTCCAACATGAAATCGATCACTTAAACGGAATTCTTTTTATCGATAAAGCGGTGGATGTGAAAGAACTAACGGACGAAGAAATATCGATTAACAAATGA